Proteins encoded by one window of Mercenaria mercenaria strain notata chromosome 4, MADL_Memer_1, whole genome shotgun sequence:
- the LOC128556232 gene encoding baculoviral IAP repeat-containing protein 8-like produces the protein MYIMNFDIPNTCFPQQVSVEQAAEDKSDIAFSNGASFSPLNVESVSSNNYQQLKRRHVTSGQSLENAPGTNVVATNLHRPTNPSRHPEYTDYSQRLRSYARWTLRNPDSVRLSEAGFFFTNQYDLVRCFQCGIGLKDFSEGDNPLMEHVRHSPNCQFLAEYLGTERLSAIKIKCQTLQPTQQLITNTDSNLQYRHPEYKTMQARLSSFAGWPGHMIQTPLQLAEAGLYYTGFEDQVRCFMCDGGLRRWDPEDVPWTEHCRWFPDCPFVREMKGEEFVALVQASANYTSGENENSTNEQQVLDGQDITNTMEQMSLRDPVFKAALQEHKDICLEMGFQRTDINDAAKELIKMGNVKPTIDELLDTIEVRKERQLRENALAMKHNETPFEENQRLKSLIICMTCGKNNVNVLFLPCTHHRLCMECAEPMTKCPVCKIFIRQKIRTYLA, from the exons ATGTACATCATGAACTTTGATATACCTAATACATGCTTTCCTCAGCAAGTTTCTGTTGAACAAGCTGCTGAAGATAAAAGTGACATTGCTTTTTCAAACGGTGCTTCATTTTCTCCACTTAATGTTGAAAGTGTCAGTTCAAATAATTATCAACAATTAAAAAGGAGACATGTTACATCTGGACAAAGTTTGGAAAATGCACCAGGTACAAACGTGGTAGCAACAAATCTACATAGACCAACTAACCCATCCAGGCACCCGGAATATACAGACTATAGTCAAAGACTGAGGTCTTATGCAAGATGGACTTTAAGAAATCCTGATTCAGTTAGACTTTCTGAAGCTGGATTTTTCTTTACAA ATCAGTATGACTTGGTACGTTGTTTTCAATGTGGTATAGGACTTAAAGATTTCTCGGAAGGAGACAATCCATTGATGGAGCATGTACGACATTCTCCAAACTGTCAATTTCTGGCCGAATATTTGGGAACTGAAAGATTATCTGCCATTAAG ATCAAGTGCCAGACACTACAGCCAACAC AGCAGTTAATTACAAACACAGACTCGAACTTACAATACCGGCATCCCGAGTATAAAACTATGCAAGCCCGTCTTTCATCTTTCGCTGGATGGCCAGGACATATGATTCAGACACCTCTGCAGTTGGCAGAGGCCGGACTCTATTATACTG gGTTTGAAGACCAAGTGCGTTGTTTCATGTGCGACGGTGGATTGCGGCGGTGGGACCCGGAAGATGTTCCGTGGACAGAACATTGTCGTTGGTTTCCGGATTGTCCATTTGTCAGGGAAATGAAAGGCGAAGAATTTGTAGCGCTTGTTCAAGCATCAGCAAATTATACAAGTGGG GAAAATGAAAACTCAACAAACGAGCAACAGGTGTTGGATGGTCAAGATATTACAAATACAATGGAGCAGATGTCACTGAGAGATCCAGTGTTCAAAGCTGCTCTCCAGGAACATAAAGACATATGTCTAGAAATGGGCTTTCAGCGGACAGATATCAATGACGCTGCAAAAGAGTTGATAAAAATGG GAAATGTCAAACCGACTATTGATGAACTATTAGACACAATCGAGGTTCGCAAAGAAAGACAACTAAGAGAAAACGCACTAGCAATGAAGCACAATG AGACTCCTTTTGAGGAAAATCAACGGTTGAAAAGTTTGATTATCTGCATGACATGCGGCAAAAACAACGTAAATGTTCTATTTCTGCCCTGTACGCACCATCGATTGTGCATGGAGTGTGCAGAACCAATGACAAAATGTCCAGTATGCAAAATATTCATACGACAAAAGATCCGGACATACTTGGCATAA